In Alphaproteobacteria bacterium US3C007, one genomic interval encodes:
- a CDS encoding ABC transporter ATP-binding protein yields the protein MSAKGISLAVRNLRKSWGVTDVLKGIDFDIHAGGFITLLGPSGCGKSTALKLISGLEDVTSGQILLDGQNVTSRAASDRNIGMVFQNYALFPHMNVSQNIIYGLKVRKVAKAAQQAALKRVVDLMDLSSLLARKPAQLSGGQQQRVALARVLVSERPIVLMDEPLSNLDAKLRVEIRSEIRSLNKELGITVVYVTHDQSEALSMSDKVVLLNDGQVSQIGTPENLYDSPANTFAASFIGTPPMNLLAAEDLEYPDWVSATSGARQTDLIVGVRPELMEINTPNKGFTAVCFVKSVEYEGNIFLVQLRTKSGAPCILAHRGPDAPSPGDNIIVNWGNEETHLFSKRTGERISSKQ from the coding sequence ATGAGCGCTAAAGGGATTTCGCTTGCAGTTCGCAACCTCCGAAAAAGTTGGGGCGTGACAGATGTTTTAAAGGGAATTGATTTTGATATCCATGCTGGCGGATTTATAACCCTTCTTGGACCGTCAGGATGCGGTAAAAGTACTGCTTTAAAATTGATTTCTGGTCTTGAAGACGTCACTAGCGGTCAAATTCTTCTGGACGGTCAGAACGTTACCAGTAGAGCTGCATCGGATCGAAATATTGGCATGGTATTTCAGAATTATGCGCTCTTTCCGCACATGAATGTTTCTCAAAATATAATTTACGGACTTAAGGTGCGCAAAGTAGCAAAAGCTGCTCAGCAAGCTGCGCTCAAGCGTGTAGTCGACTTAATGGATCTAAGCTCACTTCTGGCCCGCAAGCCCGCGCAACTATCTGGCGGTCAACAACAGAGAGTAGCTTTAGCCCGCGTTCTAGTTTCTGAGCGCCCAATTGTCCTGATGGACGAGCCATTGTCCAACCTCGATGCGAAGTTACGGGTAGAAATCCGCAGTGAAATTCGTTCACTTAACAAAGAGCTGGGTATTACTGTTGTCTATGTGACGCATGATCAAAGCGAAGCCTTATCTATGTCGGACAAAGTTGTCCTCCTAAACGATGGACAGGTCTCTCAGATAGGAACTCCGGAAAACCTTTATGACAGCCCAGCTAATACCTTTGCTGCGAGTTTCATTGGCACACCTCCGATGAATCTATTGGCGGCTGAAGATTTAGAGTATCCAGACTGGGTTTCCGCGACTAGTGGCGCGCGGCAAACGGACCTTATCGTCGGTGTACGCCCCGAATTAATGGAAATAAATACTCCGAACAAAGGCTTCACTGCAGTTTGCTTCGTCAAAAGTGTCGAATACGAAGGGAATATTTTTCTTGTTCAGCTGCGCACTAAATCCGGTGCGCCCTGCATCCTTGCCCATCGCGGGCCTGATGCGCCATCTCCCGGAGATAACATCATTGTAAACTGGGGTAATGAAGAGACGCACTTGTTCTCAAAACGAACAGGTGAACGAATTTCGAGCAAACAATAA
- a CDS encoding DeoR/GlpR family DNA-binding transcription regulator, whose protein sequence is MNMSDTFELAEVRRGKVADLVASRGAMTLRDLCDHFGVSEATMRRDLQTLDKEGRVARTHGGVMRKASVIGDLPNDQRKMVGADEKRRIGLAAINLLDGDEVVFLDAGTTAHAIAVQAAKKPKCTYVTTSLGIAQKLQSNGVSNFYLIGGAYEPINDSFAGSLAIEALRTLSFDIAFICCTAIDLKSRSISVASEAYSQVQKEVLATSRTKFVIADHRKFKPSAFMRTAKFSQISGIITNQEIHTDDLDALRQTKLDVVLA, encoded by the coding sequence ATGAACATGTCCGATACATTTGAATTAGCTGAGGTCAGACGTGGAAAAGTTGCTGATCTAGTAGCTTCTAGGGGCGCAATGACCTTGCGAGATTTATGTGACCATTTTGGTGTTTCAGAGGCCACAATGCGCCGAGATTTGCAGACGCTAGATAAAGAAGGGCGCGTCGCACGAACCCATGGGGGCGTAATGCGAAAAGCTAGCGTGATTGGTGATCTGCCGAATGATCAGCGTAAAATGGTTGGCGCAGACGAAAAACGCAGAATCGGGTTGGCTGCAATAAATCTACTGGACGGCGATGAGGTTGTTTTCCTAGATGCGGGTACTACTGCGCACGCTATTGCCGTGCAGGCAGCCAAAAAACCAAAGTGTACCTATGTCACTACTTCGCTGGGCATAGCTCAAAAGTTGCAATCAAATGGTGTATCAAATTTTTACCTAATAGGGGGAGCGTATGAACCAATCAACGATTCATTTGCTGGTTCTTTAGCAATCGAAGCGTTAAGGACATTGTCCTTCGACATTGCCTTTATCTGTTGTACAGCTATTGATCTAAAAAGTCGTTCGATCAGTGTTGCAAGTGAAGCATATAGTCAGGTCCAAAAAGAAGTCTTGGCCACTTCACGAACAAAATTTGTCATCGCAGATCACAGAAAATTTAAGCCTAGCGCTTTTATGCGTACAGCAAAATTTTCTCAAATTTCGGGCATCATAACCAATCAAGAAATACATACGGACGATCTTGATGCGCTTCGCCAAACTAAGCTTGATGTCGTGCTGGCATGA
- a CDS encoding DeoR/GlpR family DNA-binding transcription regulator: MLNLKDINLNVRHYKIIDFVREHGYASIETLTRQFGVSAQTVRRDIIYLDNQAVLKRHHGGVGTLPGTKSLSYSSREIENVGAKNVIGAAIASQISNGASLFIDIGTTMEAVAEGLLSHEGLTVITNHIGVALILSQNPDFTILIPGGQLRSRDKAITGDSALEFLNKNRVAYGIFGIGSITDEGHLLDYDYRDAQLSRHAMEVCSIKFVAADHSKFNSEAMMPISHVSEINTFFTDKMPPQSIVNSLRENDTNLFVGSAKI, translated from the coding sequence ATGCTTAACTTAAAAGATATTAATCTCAATGTAAGACACTACAAGATCATCGATTTTGTTCGTGAGCATGGCTATGCATCCATAGAAACTCTTACTAGGCAATTCGGTGTATCTGCTCAGACTGTGCGACGCGACATTATATACCTGGACAATCAAGCTGTTTTGAAGAGGCATCATGGAGGCGTAGGAACGTTACCAGGAACAAAAAGCCTCTCTTATTCTAGTCGAGAAATTGAAAATGTGGGAGCTAAAAACGTAATTGGCGCTGCCATTGCATCGCAAATCTCTAACGGTGCATCACTCTTTATTGACATAGGCACAACTATGGAGGCAGTGGCCGAAGGCTTATTGAGCCATGAAGGCCTGACTGTGATAACTAATCATATTGGAGTGGCACTAATTTTGAGCCAGAATCCAGATTTCACAATATTGATACCGGGAGGACAGCTCCGCTCAAGAGATAAGGCCATTACAGGGGACTCAGCCCTAGAATTTTTAAACAAAAATAGAGTTGCTTATGGTATTTTTGGCATAGGCTCAATCACTGACGAGGGGCATTTATTAGACTACGATTATCGTGATGCTCAGCTTTCGCGCCACGCTATGGAGGTTTGTAGTATCAAATTTGTAGCGGCCGATCATTCAAAGTTTAATTCTGAAGCAATGATGCCCATTTCACATGTATCGGAAATAAACACGTTTTTTACCGACAAAATGCCTCCCCAATCAATCGTAAATTCTTTAAGGGAAAATGATACGAATTTGTTTGTTGGCTCAGCTAAAATATAA
- a CDS encoding HAD-IIA family hydrolase → MKNSYANKPSLKFSQMTDSVSRLYDAYLLDLDGTVLLGDSLILGAAKAIKFLKSQNKRVVFISNNSTSTAASYAQKLTSLGVPTENDDVINSSMVLINFLNENIPNGRLLVIGETALCNDLIHNGYDITNSDSNVDAVIVSFDRSFNYQKLQHAFDAIQNGARFFATNGDKYRPLKNGGQPDAGAIVAAIEACTGKLCEVNVGKPSRHTIDYLMSKCLDAEAECIVVGDRPETDIQMGINSSIDTALVLSGVTKEKNIKDIEIEPTYIIESVESLVPGDATK, encoded by the coding sequence ATGAAAAATAGTTATGCCAATAAACCATCACTAAAATTTTCACAGATGACTGACAGTGTCAGCAGGCTTTACGACGCATATTTACTGGATCTAGATGGAACAGTCTTGCTAGGTGACAGTCTAATTTTAGGTGCTGCAAAAGCTATAAAATTTCTAAAGAGCCAAAATAAACGTGTTGTCTTTATCAGCAACAATTCGACATCGACAGCTGCAAGCTATGCACAAAAATTAACTTCATTAGGGGTGCCTACTGAAAATGATGATGTCATTAATTCTTCTATGGTCCTTATAAATTTTTTAAATGAGAATATTCCAAACGGACGTTTACTCGTTATTGGAGAAACTGCTTTGTGCAATGACTTAATACATAACGGATATGATATTACTAATAGCGACAGCAACGTAGATGCTGTGATCGTAAGCTTTGATCGAAGCTTTAATTATCAAAAACTTCAACACGCTTTTGATGCTATTCAAAATGGTGCAAGATTTTTTGCTACTAACGGAGATAAATATCGGCCTCTTAAGAACGGCGGCCAACCCGATGCAGGCGCAATCGTGGCTGCAATAGAAGCATGTACAGGTAAACTTTGTGAAGTGAATGTCGGAAAGCCATCTCGTCACACAATTGACTATCTAATGTCCAAATGTCTTGATGCTGAAGCGGAATGTATTGTAGTCGGCGATCGTCCGGAAACAGATATTCAAATGGGTATTAACTCCTCAATTGATACAGCATTAGTGCTTTCCGGAGTAACTAAGGAAAAAAACATTAAAGATATAGAAATTGAGCCTACTTATATAATAGAAAGCGTAGAGAGTTTAGTTCCAGGAGACGCTACAAAGTGA
- a CDS encoding putative 2-aminoethylphosphonate ABC transporter permease subunit: MTLNIENTSVVKQKSSRDDRTMRVCMCLIGLFLAVAIVLPLYSMLSKSLENKAGDFVGLSNYQDYFSTPALFQSAFNSFLISVIGTFIVLTIAFAYAYALTRTKMPFKWFFKIVAIVPLLTPSMLSGISLVYWFGNQGVAKSFLMGEPIFGPIGIVLGSVYWVFPHALMIIITALSITDARLYEAATALRTSKLKTFFMVTIPSCKFGLISAGFVVFTLIFTDFGVPKVIGGSYNVLATDIYKQVIGQQNFQMGAVVAVVLLTPAIIAFSVDRFVQRKQVALLSSSAVPFAPKNNNALDYTMLVFCSFVAFLIICMIGMAQYASLITFWPYNLSFTLENFNFDLVEGGGWGSYFNSIKLSVYTALIGSIVIFFGAYLVEKGRGFQFGRNTFHAIAMVPLAVPGMALGLAYIFFFNNPNNPLNFVYGTMGILVISTITHFYTVSHLTATTALKQMDPEFESVSASLKTPFFRSFQKITLPICIPAILDISVYLFLNAMTTVSAVIFLYSANTRLASIAVLNMDDQGELAMAAAMAMMIAYTCGAVRLLYAIGSKSLIIRTQKWRDK; the protein is encoded by the coding sequence ATGACCCTTAACATTGAAAACACCTCAGTTGTAAAACAGAAGAGTAGTCGTGATGACAGAACGATGCGGGTCTGCATGTGTCTTATTGGACTATTTTTGGCGGTTGCAATAGTTCTTCCTCTTTATTCCATGCTTTCAAAAAGCCTTGAAAATAAAGCAGGTGATTTTGTTGGGCTTTCAAATTATCAAGATTATTTCTCGACTCCTGCCCTTTTTCAATCAGCATTCAACAGTTTTTTGATTTCGGTGATTGGTACTTTCATAGTTTTAACAATCGCGTTCGCCTACGCTTATGCACTGACAAGGACTAAAATGCCATTTAAATGGTTTTTTAAAATTGTAGCGATTGTTCCCTTATTAACGCCATCGATGTTAAGTGGAATTTCTTTAGTCTATTGGTTTGGGAACCAAGGTGTTGCGAAAAGCTTCCTAATGGGTGAACCTATTTTCGGCCCCATAGGGATCGTACTTGGATCTGTTTATTGGGTATTTCCCCATGCTTTAATGATCATAATAACGGCGCTCTCAATTACAGACGCAAGATTGTATGAGGCTGCTACAGCACTTCGAACATCAAAGTTAAAAACCTTTTTTATGGTTACAATTCCTAGCTGTAAATTTGGACTTATCAGCGCTGGCTTTGTCGTTTTTACTCTCATTTTTACTGACTTTGGCGTACCCAAGGTTATTGGCGGAAGCTATAATGTTTTAGCAACAGATATTTATAAGCAAGTAATTGGACAGCAAAACTTTCAAATGGGTGCCGTAGTAGCAGTTGTTCTACTAACTCCTGCGATTATTGCCTTCTCTGTAGATAGGTTCGTGCAGCGAAAACAGGTAGCTCTGCTATCTTCAAGTGCGGTTCCTTTTGCACCGAAAAACAACAATGCCCTAGATTATACCATGTTGGTGTTTTGTTCATTTGTTGCATTTTTGATTATCTGCATGATTGGTATGGCACAATACGCATCTCTTATAACTTTTTGGCCTTATAACCTCTCATTTACCCTCGAAAATTTTAATTTCGATCTGGTTGAGGGAGGAGGCTGGGGCTCATACTTTAATTCAATAAAACTATCAGTATACACCGCTCTTATTGGCTCCATCGTAATATTTTTTGGCGCATATCTAGTTGAAAAAGGGCGAGGTTTTCAGTTTGGACGCAATACTTTTCATGCCATCGCGATGGTCCCTCTCGCTGTGCCAGGAATGGCGTTAGGTTTAGCCTATATCTTCTTTTTCAATAACCCAAATAATCCTTTGAATTTTGTTTATGGAACGATGGGAATTTTAGTTATTTCAACAATCACTCATTTCTACACGGTATCTCACCTAACCGCGACAACTGCGCTAAAGCAAATGGATCCAGAGTTTGAGTCAGTTTCGGCATCTCTCAAAACACCCTTCTTTCGATCATTTCAAAAGATAACACTACCTATTTGCATACCAGCAATTTTAGATATTTCCGTTTACTTATTCTTAAATGCTATGACAACTGTTTCCGCGGTAATTTTTTTATATTCGGCTAATACAAGATTGGCATCTATTGCCGTTCTCAACATGGATGATCAAGGCGAATTAGCAATGGCGGCGGCCATGGCAATGATGATCGCATACACGTGTGGAGCCGTAAGGCTTCTGTATGCCATTGGCTCAAAAAGTTTAATTATTCGAACCCAAAAATGGCGTGATAAATGA
- a CDS encoding putative 2-aminoethylphosphonate ABC transporter ATP-binding protein, whose amino-acid sequence MSNKIDQTYLKVRGLTKNFGKFTALKDISLDIIENEFVCFLGPSGCGKTTLLRAIAGLDIQTYGTISQGGKDISSLPPSERDFGIVFQSYALFPNLTIAKNVSVGLENLGAKSLHIKNRVDELLGLVGLIDQSDKFPSQLSGGQQQRVALARAMATSPGLLLLDEPLSALDAKVRSHLRHEIKELQRKLAVTTIMVTHDQEEALTMADRIVVMDNGVIEQVGTPEEIYSSPKTKFVADFVGTTNFLPSIITSKDRVKVGDVVLACRTEGLPIGSSAMASIRPEDVNARNVSDGDQNVLQVEVLSLEFLGSFYRVKLGLFDLKTDILLADFSKSIIRLLDLEVGSKLKVSLPQQFIKIY is encoded by the coding sequence ATGAGTAATAAAATAGATCAGACGTATTTAAAGGTTCGAGGCCTTACCAAAAATTTTGGTAAATTTACCGCCTTAAAAGATATTTCTTTAGATATTATTGAGAATGAATTTGTTTGTTTTTTGGGTCCATCCGGATGTGGCAAAACAACATTACTCAGAGCCATTGCTGGCCTCGACATACAGACTTACGGGACTATTAGCCAAGGCGGAAAAGACATTTCATCTTTACCACCCTCAGAACGTGACTTTGGCATCGTTTTTCAATCGTATGCGCTTTTTCCCAATCTCACCATAGCGAAAAATGTATCAGTCGGACTTGAGAACTTGGGCGCAAAGTCCTTGCATATAAAAAACCGCGTAGATGAGTTGCTAGGTTTGGTTGGCTTGATAGACCAAAGTGATAAATTTCCGTCTCAATTATCGGGAGGGCAACAACAGCGCGTGGCATTAGCTCGCGCCATGGCGACTTCCCCTGGTTTGTTACTGCTTGATGAACCGCTAAGTGCATTAGACGCTAAAGTCCGAAGCCACTTAAGACATGAAATAAAAGAATTGCAACGCAAGCTCGCCGTTACAACTATCATGGTAACCCATGACCAAGAAGAAGCTTTAACCATGGCAGATCGAATTGTCGTCATGGATAACGGTGTCATCGAACAAGTTGGCACGCCGGAAGAAATTTACAGCTCTCCTAAGACCAAATTTGTCGCTGACTTTGTTGGTACGACTAATTTTTTACCTTCAATCATCACTTCAAAAGACCGCGTAAAAGTTGGCGATGTCGTCTTGGCATGTCGGACTGAAGGCTTGCCAATTGGATCATCAGCTATGGCGTCTATACGACCTGAGGATGTTAACGCTAGAAACGTTAGCGATGGTGATCAAAATGTGCTTCAAGTCGAAGTTTTGAGCCTTGAATTTCTAGGTTCTTTTTACCGAGTAAAACTAGGACTTTTTGATCTAAAAACTGATATTCTCTTAGCTGATTTTTCAAAAAGCATCATACGACTTCTCGACTTAGAAGTGGGCTCAAAACTTAAAGTAAGTTTACCACAACAATTTATCAAAATTTACTGA
- a CDS encoding putative 2-aminoethylphosphonate ABC transporter substrate-binding protein gives MKLLKNIRKISTLTAAATSVMMSAATATELTVYTSVEADSFKKYVSAFNELHPDIKLNWIRDSAGIQTARLLAEKENPQADFVWGLAATSLMLLKAEGMTHPYAPAGVEKLDSKFVDKANPPHWIGMDAWIAAMCVNTVELEKNNLPMPASWVDLTKPIYSGHVVMPNPNSSGTGFLDVTSWLQMFGEEGGWAYMDSLHENVNWYTHSGSKPCRQAAAGEVTIGVSFMSRGAKLKNKGAPIEIILPSEGVGWDMETAMIMKGTKHLDEAKLLMDFVASRQASEMYNNAYAVVAYPGVAKPVKNMPTGFLDAMIDNDFEYAASNRVTILKEWQSRYDTKSEPKK, from the coding sequence ATGAAATTATTAAAAAATATAAGAAAAATTAGCACGTTAACAGCTGCGGCAACTTCAGTCATGATGTCGGCGGCAACTGCTACGGAACTTACGGTGTATACTTCAGTTGAAGCAGATAGTTTCAAAAAATATGTTTCTGCATTTAATGAGTTGCATCCAGACATCAAATTAAATTGGATTCGTGACTCCGCCGGAATACAGACTGCCAGATTACTTGCAGAGAAAGAAAACCCTCAAGCAGATTTTGTCTGGGGTCTTGCCGCCACTAGTTTGATGTTACTTAAGGCTGAAGGAATGACTCACCCATATGCCCCTGCAGGGGTAGAAAAGCTTGATTCTAAATTCGTTGATAAAGCAAATCCACCACATTGGATTGGCATGGACGCTTGGATAGCAGCGATGTGTGTCAATACAGTGGAACTGGAGAAAAATAATCTTCCAATGCCTGCATCTTGGGTAGATTTAACAAAACCAATATATTCGGGCCATGTTGTTATGCCAAACCCCAATTCTTCCGGCACTGGCTTTCTCGATGTAACAAGCTGGTTGCAGATGTTTGGCGAAGAAGGCGGTTGGGCGTACATGGATAGTCTCCATGAAAATGTAAACTGGTATACTCACTCCGGATCTAAACCCTGTCGTCAAGCTGCTGCGGGGGAAGTTACAATTGGCGTATCCTTTATGTCGCGCGGCGCAAAATTGAAGAATAAAGGGGCGCCGATTGAAATTATTCTTCCTAGCGAAGGCGTGGGTTGGGATATGGAAACCGCAATGATCATGAAAGGCACAAAGCATTTAGATGAAGCTAAACTGTTGATGGATTTTGTCGCGTCTCGCCAAGCCAGTGAAATGTATAACAATGCGTACGCAGTTGTAGCTTATCCTGGTGTAGCAAAGCCGGTTAAAAATATGCCGACCGGGTTTCTCGATGCAATGATTGATAATGATTTCGAATACGCCGCAAGCAATCGGGTAACAATCTTGAAGGAATGGCAGTCTCGTTACGACACAAAATCTGAGCCGAAAAAATAA
- a CDS encoding dimethylsulfonioproprionate lyase family protein, whose translation MANKNLFLKLAEVFNGNQEIERFASQELIANAHTPLVLGSGKPLASDFINTMQYEYAHPICSLILEIPFDWAPPETSNSRLYKQHSIFKAHVELLGPDGLVHSNKVRIGLYGMLPHSEYGIRTHPAEEIYIMLAGNCLWKRGAQAYQLAGVGGRSYHPSMLPHATKTEQSAFMSVYLWAGDLSKKQYSYDGLPDE comes from the coding sequence TTGGCCAACAAAAATCTCTTTCTAAAATTAGCTGAAGTATTCAACGGAAATCAAGAGATTGAAAGATTCGCCTCGCAAGAACTGATTGCAAATGCGCATACACCACTCGTTTTAGGGTCAGGAAAACCTTTGGCATCAGACTTCATCAATACGATGCAGTATGAGTACGCTCATCCCATTTGTTCCTTGATCCTAGAGATCCCCTTTGACTGGGCTCCACCAGAAACCTCAAATAGTAGATTATATAAGCAACATAGTATTTTCAAAGCGCATGTAGAGCTTCTTGGGCCTGATGGCTTAGTGCATTCAAATAAAGTACGGATAGGCCTGTATGGAATGCTCCCACATTCAGAATATGGCATCCGAACACATCCTGCTGAAGAAATATATATAATGCTCGCGGGTAATTGCCTTTGGAAGCGTGGCGCGCAGGCCTACCAGTTAGCAGGCGTTGGAGGGCGATCATATCACCCATCTATGTTACCCCATGCAACTAAAACTGAACAGTCCGCCTTTATGTCAGTCTATCTGTGGGCTGGTGATTTATCGAAAAAACAATATTCATACGATGGTCTACCTGATGAATAA
- a CDS encoding sterol desaturase family protein, with amino-acid sequence MTEPSKTPSNSNWNYHPELPLADNSIFKWPPDPNFAANWLRTNWLNLSERVLMLLLAILLWIWVYPDLEAAKEFSSGWIAQVWIINLALLSSIAGGLHLWFIKYNKQNKNLKFDRRDQGKNNKLWNFSDQVKDNMFWSLGSGVIQLTAFQVVTMWMMANGYAPTVTLSSNPIWFLLAFLLLPIWSAFHFYWVHRLLHVPLLYRKVHSLHHRNVNIGPWSGLSMHPVEHFLYLSSLCIHWFVASHPIHLIFHIIYQGPGAAITHTGYEGLLIKDKRRLALGTFYHQLHHRYYECNYGNQEMPWDRWFGTFNDGTVEATRVTRERKKTMHK; translated from the coding sequence ATGACAGAACCTTCCAAAACCCCATCAAATTCAAACTGGAATTATCATCCAGAGTTACCGCTAGCTGATAATTCTATATTCAAATGGCCACCAGATCCAAACTTCGCAGCAAACTGGCTCCGGACCAACTGGTTAAACCTATCCGAACGTGTTCTGATGTTGCTGCTCGCCATTTTACTGTGGATTTGGGTCTATCCAGATTTGGAAGCCGCTAAGGAATTTTCTTCTGGCTGGATAGCCCAGGTTTGGATAATCAACCTTGCCCTATTAAGCAGTATTGCCGGAGGGCTGCATCTTTGGTTCATCAAGTACAATAAACAAAACAAGAACCTTAAATTTGACCGTCGCGACCAAGGCAAAAACAACAAACTTTGGAATTTCTCTGATCAGGTTAAAGACAATATGTTTTGGTCGCTTGGCTCAGGCGTTATTCAACTAACCGCCTTTCAAGTGGTTACAATGTGGATGATGGCCAATGGATATGCGCCTACCGTAACGCTCAGCTCAAATCCTATTTGGTTTCTTCTGGCATTTTTGCTGCTCCCAATATGGTCGGCCTTTCATTTTTATTGGGTGCACAGGTTGTTACATGTCCCGCTCCTTTACAGAAAAGTGCACTCTCTACATCATCGCAACGTCAACATTGGCCCATGGTCTGGATTATCCATGCATCCAGTTGAGCATTTTCTTTATCTGTCATCCCTATGCATTCACTGGTTTGTTGCCAGCCACCCAATACACTTGATTTTCCATATTATTTACCAAGGGCCTGGTGCCGCTATAACCCATACTGGTTATGAAGGTCTGCTGATTAAAGACAAACGCCGATTAGCGTTAGGGACGTTCTATCACCAACTGCATCACCGATATTACGAATGCAACTATGGCAATCAAGAAATGCCTTGGGATAGATGGTTTGGAACGTTCAATGACGGAACGGTTGAAGCAACGCGTGTCACCCGTGAACGCAAGAAAACGATGCATAAATAA
- a CDS encoding ABC transporter substrate-binding protein, translating into MRKYLLSATAALAVIAGHGTAIADQAAAQKWINQEFQPSTLSKDEQMAEMNWFIEASKPYSGMEVNVLSEGIPTHGYESEVLTKAFEEITGIKVNHQILGEGEVVQAVQTQMQTQRNLYDGYVNDSDLIGTHSRLQLAYNLTEQMAGDWAATTSPTLDLDDFMGIQFTTGPDGNLYQLPDQQFANLYWFRKDWFDDADNKAAFKAKYGYELGVPVNWSAYEDIADFFSNDVKEVDGVAIYGHMDYGKRAPDLGWRMTDAWLSMAGTGSKGEPNGVPIDEWGIRMEAGSCNPAGASVSRGGAANGPAAVYAIRKWDEWLRNYAPPGAASYDFYQSLPALAQGNVAQQIFWYTAFTADMVKPQSEGNNTVDSDGNPLWRMAPSPHGPYWEKGQKVGYQDVGSWTFLKSTPSERAQAAWLYAQFVTSKTIDVKKSHVGLTFTRDSSVNHASFTERAPKLGGLVEFYRSPDRVAWSPTGINVPDYPKLAQIWWQQIGDVNSGAFTPQQAMDRLAEEMDITMARMQAADEAANVYGGCGPRLNEEQDPSVWLGKGGAKAKLDNEKPQGQTVNYDELVARWNK; encoded by the coding sequence ATGCGTAAGTATTTACTCTCTGCAACGGCGGCTTTGGCTGTCATTGCAGGGCATGGGACTGCTATTGCCGATCAGGCAGCAGCCCAGAAATGGATTAACCAAGAATTCCAGCCATCGACCTTGTCAAAGGATGAGCAAATGGCCGAAATGAATTGGTTTATTGAAGCGTCAAAGCCTTATAGTGGCATGGAAGTAAATGTTTTATCCGAGGGCATTCCAACCCATGGATATGAAAGCGAAGTGCTGACCAAGGCGTTCGAAGAGATTACTGGAATTAAGGTGAATCACCAGATTCTGGGCGAAGGTGAAGTGGTGCAAGCGGTGCAAACGCAGATGCAAACGCAGCGCAACCTTTATGATGGGTATGTGAACGATTCTGATTTGATTGGAACCCATTCACGTTTGCAATTGGCGTATAACCTAACGGAACAAATGGCCGGCGATTGGGCTGCAACAACATCGCCCACGCTTGATCTAGACGATTTTATGGGCATTCAATTCACAACAGGTCCCGATGGCAACCTGTATCAATTGCCTGACCAGCAATTTGCCAACTTGTACTGGTTCCGCAAGGATTGGTTTGACGATGCCGACAACAAGGCGGCGTTTAAAGCAAAATATGGGTATGAGCTGGGTGTTCCAGTAAACTGGTCTGCTTATGAAGACATTGCCGATTTCTTTTCAAATGATGTGAAAGAAGTGGATGGCGTCGCTATTTATGGCCATATGGATTACGGTAAACGTGCGCCAGATCTTGGTTGGCGGATGACGGATGCGTGGCTGTCAATGGCTGGTACCGGTTCCAAAGGTGAGCCGAACGGTGTGCCAATTGATGAATGGGGCATTCGCATGGAAGCGGGATCGTGTAACCCTGCCGGCGCCTCTGTCTCACGTGGCGGGGCGGCAAACGGCCCAGCGGCGGTATATGCAATCCGCAAATGGGATGAGTGGCTGCGCAATTATGCCCCTCCCGGTGCCGCATCCTACGATTTCTACCAATCTTTGCCAGCCTTGGCCCAAGGCAATGTGGCCCAGCAGATTTTCTGGTATACAGCGTTTACGGCAGATATGGTGAAGCCGCAGTCAGAGGGCAACAACACGGTTGATAGCGACGGCAACCCCTTATGGCGGATGGCACCTTCACCGCATGGTCCATATTGGGAAAAAGGCCAAAAGGTTGGCTATCAAGATGTGGGATCTTGGACATTCTTAAAATCCACCCCATCTGAGCGTGCGCAAGCGGCCTGGCTTTACGCGCAATTCGTGACGTCAAAAACTATCGATGTGAAAAAATCACATGTCGGTCTGACATTTACGCGCGACAGTTCGGTCAACCATGCCTCGTTCACCGAGCGTGCTCCAAAACTGGGGGGCTTAGTCGAATTCTATCGCTCACCTGATCGCGTCGCTTGGTCACCCACTGGGATCAACGTTCCTGATTATCCAAAGCTGGCCCAAATTTGGTGGCAGCAAATCGGAGATGTGAATTCAGGTGCGTTTACGCCACAGCAAGCGATGGATCGCTTGGCCGAAGAAATGGATATCACCATGGCACGGATGCAAGCTGCGGATGAAGCTGCCAATGTCTATGGCGGATGTGGTCCTCGTTTGAATGAGGAGCAAGATCCATCTGTATGGTTGGGTAAAGGCGGCGCGAAAGCGAAGCTCGACAACGAAAAACCACAAGGTCAGACGGTAAACTATGATGAACTTGTAGCCCGTTGGAATAAGTAA